Part of the Triplophysa dalaica isolate WHDGS20190420 chromosome 23, ASM1584641v1, whole genome shotgun sequence genome is shown below.
TCACTTGAGTGATTTCGAGCGAGGATTAGAGCTACAGAGGTTTAGttgtgcgtgtctgtgtttAAAGGGTGTAAAGATTCTGAAGTGGTCGACGCGTTCTAGTATTTTCCATTACACATGCAAATGAAGTATTCAAATTCCAATGAGCCTCATTAAACATACTGTAAGCCTCTCGCATGCAGCTTTATTCTCACAGACCGAAGAGGACGAGGTACATGAGTTTATCCAAGAATAGAACATGTTTAATCGTCATTTGTTCTTAAAAACATGAGAACGATACAAGTGTAGTTGtgaacaagtttttttttggtttgtcaAAACCAAAACTAGTAACtagttgggtgtaactagtaatTTAGTAATTTGTAactgtaatttatttacttttcccttgaaaagtaaagtaagggattactctcatttttctgtaatttaattacagttatgtCTGATGTAACatttgtgtgtgcaatagtggattCGAAATCTATGCTTTAATGTCTAATTGTCACATTTGTAGTACTTTGGTAAGTTAATACTACTACATTGTGtagttttatatcatttatttgaatgaattaaaagagccgtttcatgtctatccttaaaaaagtaatgaaaatacattttggagagagtaattttgACAGTAATTTAATTGCACTATTGAATATGTTGTAACTAGTacttcattactttttcagagtaacttgcccaacactggttGTGGGTTTGATAGCATCTGAGAGGGTCATGGTCAGCAGAGAGAATACAATTATTATGATAGTTAAAAATAACAACTATTATACTATACAACTAACCGTGGTCAGCAAACTAAGGTTCATGAACTTTAAAtggagaaacaaaacaaaacacacaaatctaCATTTGGTCAAATATGATCAAGACTATCTTAAATATAGCTTGCAGATAGGTTAactgctgacacagaactaagatgtcatcacgttttcgcgTCTTTGCCAGAGGAGAtcatgtatttacgaaatgcgttCTGCATAGCAGTGTGTCTGTTCAGGCCTACTGTAGAACTTCATGTCGACTTCCATGTAAGTGGaagtatgtagatagaaatagctcattctaaggtaataaaacataacacttcattctGTACGGCTgtttttacacctctgaagacatgctatattgcatttctatcaatagatcatcttaaaaaatgacacacagcatcttaaaaatgtatggTGTTAATTTACTCACAGGCAGATCGGACTGCAGCTCAGGTTGAATTTTTGCCCAGATGTTATTGTATCTGACCGGAGACCCGCAGTAAAAGCATCGCTGTGTCCCCGCCCACAGCGCGCACTGCCACCTGCGGTCTTCTTCCTCATAAGACAACCCCGTATCCAGAGACATGGCCCGCATGCGCAAACATCTGACATCTCTAGAGCGCTCCATAGAGTTCCACAAGTAAGGAGTGGAGGTCTCAACAGATGTAAAAGGAGAATATGTGGTGGGCGTTTGCTCGACTCCAGAGTCATTGTCAATGAAcacatcagaccaggacctcctGGAGAAAGATTCTCTTCTGCGTTTGAGCGCCGTGGGGGAATTGCGTCCGACAGCAACGTCTGTTTGATACTGTGATTCTGGTGTGTGATCGGAGACTGCAGTTTCTGAGGACAAAACCGGCTCACATTCCTCATGAGTGGTCAACGTATTATCCACAATTGTTCCCGGAACAGCCGGAGAGAAGTTTGTCTGGGCAGATTGTAGTTCCTCAAAAAGGGATGTGCTTTGAGTATAAAAACGCTGATCGGAGGTTTGTAGTCTGTCACGAATTTCCATCGGATAACTCACAGGATCCATCTGAACAAAGTACGCTAATGTGTAAACACCATTACTGTTCATTTGACTAATATGTGGTGACGAAGAATCTGAATTTCTGCTTTCAGTCAATATTCTTTCCGTCTGGCCCGAGTCTGGTGTTGTCAGAACAGTGTGCGAGTCCACTATGTTGTTAATACTTCCAGAGTTTTCTTTTCCCAGAACACTGTTTATTGAGGGTGATGTGGAGGAGTCGGTGTGACTGTAGTTTTCTGTGGTTCTGTGTGGTTCTACGGCATGTTCCTTTGTGTCTACAGAGTTCTTTTGCAGGGTTTTTGTATCGTCTTGTGAAATACCATGTAGCCTCTGCAAAACAGAATCAGATATTCATAAATACACCAAGTCGgtaataaatgtcttttaaatggCCAACAAGGGGGCCTCAAATgaattgaaattatttaaaataatacaaaacttgaattaaattattattttatatttttaatatttcaatatataacaataattgttattttataacaaacatGCATCTTAATGTAGAATATTATATATCAGAACAATTGTAAGAGGACAACACCCTTTATgcttagaaaatatattttttctatacaTTAACTGACAATAAGTTAAATAATCGtatatgtttgaaaatacaTCGAATAATACACTGTTAATATCAAAATATGTTGAACAATACATAAGGAATTGCCACTTTTCATATCTTGAAAACTATAATCACTTGGTTCCAATatggaaatattttatttaatatcttgcattatattttccagtatAGTTTCTAAAGGCAGCCTTAAAGTACAAAGGTGAAGATGCACTGccgtaaatgttatttttccaGTTTTTTGAAGGATGTCACACACAAGCTATGTTAtaaaatttccttttttataaatacagcgATAGAGGTTTACATACATTACATACATACTCTCATTCCATTTGTGTGAATCTGTTACTTACACTTTGAAAACTGACAATTATTGCCAACTTTGGTTTACTTGTCTAATTCAATTCAAAAGTATGtctatagcactttttacaatgttgaattgttgcaaagcagctttacactAAATCGATTTGAGCAAATCATCCCAAGCTACTATACATCTGAGTATCTTACTATTGAAAGTACACTAGCTATCATAAATGATATGTTATCCTTAAATGCTATAAACCTAAATTATAAACGAAAGCACAGATTCAAAGCTGTTTGATGGCACGAACTCTctgtaaaatgtattgaaaaacGCATATCTCACCTTCCTGGGCTCAGATCCAGGGCTGTTGTGATGAAGCAGGGCAGGTATGAACGGTTCTTCTAAAAAGCTGCTGCTGTCAGACTGATAGCTGTTCGTTCTCGTCACCTGAGAGTCCAAAAGTCCACCTGCACAGAACCAAGAGCTATTATCACCAGTCCTTCAAAAGAACACTAGAGCGTCTTATTCAGACTAAACAAACATGTTGTTGAAGTGATAGGTCGGAAGTTTGAACTATTCGTGGCCGTAACGCAAACTCTGCACACATGATGAGTCTCCTTTGCATAATATCTAAGATGGAAATTGTTACATGTAACATATTTGAATTCACGGtggctttaaaaagaaaacatttacctctcatgcaaataaaaatatattttttaagagatagttcgcccaaaaacaACGCTTTTTCCCATAGAACACAAATTGGGATATTGgcatccatacaatggaagtcaatgggggcgaATGCTGTTTGGTCTTAAACTTTCTACCAaattcttcttttatgttctgcagaagaataaaGTCTGAATAAAGTTTGAATTGATACGAGGGTGAGTAAGGATGAAAGacgtttcatttttggtgaactatccctttaagtcagcTTAAAATCAACAGCACAGACCTCCAGGATCCACAGGACCGCTGCATTTCCCCAGAACACTTCCCTCATCTACACTTTGAATCTGGGAGAAGACAGATCAACGTTAGAAACGAAGCAACGTGGACCTACACAGGGACGATGTCACAGCAGATCCACTACACTTCACCTCCTCCAGCTCGAACGATTCCAAGGGCTGTCGCGTCCCCTTTCCCATGGACAATGGGATCGAGTCGTGTTTCAACCGGTCTGTTGTTACTCTTACAACAGGCTCCGAACTAACGCTGTGCTCTTCTTTTAGGGGAGAGAGACTGCTGCTGTCAGACACTTTGCTGCGTTTTGGAGGGATTCTTTTATCTACTAAGGATTCTGGATCAGACTTAGACGAGGTTGCGGAAGAATGCTTGGCCTGAGACGTTCGCTCTTGTCTGA
Proteins encoded:
- the itprid1 gene encoding uncharacterized protein itprid1, whose translation is MTTTMAADLLANKRMTLRTSRSRRSRTDRSELETFKEDNVQNWLTSISKEETKPEVVLETTVKTVKETDSKDDDLALGVEASLYGKRSIRTVREFLRSSQDLPDLCRWNSFASAFSKQSEVSVMDVLNMMQNDPEEFLLDLGFGIDEPDLAGRIPARFLSYQSNARGISLQLFLDAQQSRMDIENPDVRSRFRQLEVLQQVTTTFSNLVGAQGSDPLFSQTEARERRKHVATILRRAAKKTLRQERTSQAKHSSATSSKSDPESLVDKRIPPKRSKVSDSSSLSPLKEEHSVSSEPVVRVTTDRLKHDSIPLSMGKGTRQPLESFELEEIQSVDEGSVLGKCSGPVDPGGGLLDSQVTRTNSYQSDSSSFLEEPFIPALLHHNSPGSEPRKRLHGISQDDTKTLQKNSVDTKEHAVEPHRTTENYSHTDSSTSPSINSVLGKENSGSINNIVDSHTVLTTPDSGQTERILTESRNSDSSSPHISQMNSNGVYTLAYFVQMDPVSYPMEIRDRLQTSDQRFYTQSTSLFEELQSAQTNFSPAVPGTIVDNTLTTHEECEPVLSSETAVSDHTPESQYQTDVAVGRNSPTALKRRRESFSRRSWSDVFIDNDSGVEQTPTTYSPFTSVETSTPYLWNSMERSRDVRCLRMRAMSLDTGLSYEEEDRRWQCALWAGTQRCFYCGSPVRYNNIWAKIQPELQSDLPYSLNELEDMMKCMRKFRTVLTEIELRLEEEQASVLGSLSESYREEVEDVLRLRAAVKEEASVLEQQLSDLVQHYDDSIKIKLNRLLDEQSQLCSQLQIVPSDPPGPEPTSTRSVAVQCCLIPVTSSPQRCCHHHCTCHTHQRTLQDPHRSPYQTQWDSNYKPDQLDFVAFIKSLKNSLQLSLKNTSLE